The stretch of DNA TCAGAAACGCTTGATATTTCAGTTTTGTAATGGCTTGTATAGGTTTACCGCCAAACTCTCTAAAAGCGTCTTATGAGTGCTTAAATAGCGCGTAAAGGTGATGGGGTTGTTTTTGATTTTATAAACATTCAACCATTCTCTAAAGTAAGCACAAAATGACTCGGATTTTAAATTCGGCAATATGCCTCTCTGCAGGTCCGACTCTATTTCAGCTGCAGCAATGGTTGCCTCTTTTTTGTTTTATATCCGCCTTTTCGAATCGGTTTTGATTTACCATCAACCATCAACCATCAACCATTCGACTGACTGTATATTGCCAGGTACTCCCTCGTAATGCTAGCCATGAACGTACCACCTTTCATAACCAAGTTTAATTGAAGGTAACGTCACAAAAGGGGAGTATGTTGGTACAAATTCATTTGATATCGACGGAAACGTTGCAATGCAAATTCATAGGTAAAATTGAGTTTTTTTACAATCATTTCAATTGGATGCATATCGGGATGTTCTTGTATGCATTTTTCCAGCATGAACCGAGGCACACAGAACTCCAACATAAAACTATGTGCACACCATTCCTGCCATTGCGATAACGAAATTGGCAAGATTAATTGATTTCCGATGTGGTATCGAATATGAGCTACCTCGTGAGCGAAAGATTGCCCTTGTTCCTGTTTTGTGAGTCGCTCATCAATGAAAATCGTTTGATCAATACGTGTAGAGTCAAACGGAATAAACTCGCACGCAATACCCATACGACTGGATACCGTCTCAAGATAAAATTGCCGTACTTGTGAAATATCAATTGAGATATACGTTCTTGGATGCGATATTCTAAATGTGTCTTTGCTTTCATATAACCCCTCCAATTTAACGAACATTCGTTCTTATTAATATAACAAAAAACCTACCGATGGAAAGGTAGGTTTTTTCGACATTATACGACAGTCACATTGCTAATAAGTCTGCCTCAAATTCTTGAATAGGTAAACTGTCGTTAGAGATATGGACACAAAAATTATTAAATTCTTTTGTATTCAACTTAATTATTTCCGTGTTATCACTACGATTCAAGTAGGTTAAAATATTTTTAACATCACGAGGATGACTATTCACTTCCTCGTTATAAATTATCTCAATTTCATAGGAGTCTTTGTACTCAGACTGAAGTAGTTTTAATTTAGAAAACCATTCATTTAAATGCGATAAGTTTGTAGGGAGTGTTTGAACTAAATGCAAATTGGAGTTTTTGTAAACAAAATCTATTTTATACTGTAAGTTTTCAAGTTCTTTTACTGGAGTTATGGATACATCATGCTTTACTTTAACTCCGAGTAAATTTCTCGACTCGAAAACGTCTCTTACTTCTTGTTTAACACTTTTTGTAACTATTCCATTATTTATAAAAAGCCTGTCAATATAAATTTCGAGTAATCTGTGAAAAGTCATATCAATGTTAGATGACTTAATTAATTGGTGCTTGGTCATTTTAAAGTATGTCGGAACTTCCGAATCAATTATTCGAAGAAGTTCCGGATGGTCTAGAGGATAGTCCAATAAAGACTTATTGTCCACAGACTTTTCTAATTTATAGTCGAAAAGCGCTTTTCTTACTTTATACTCTTCGACCAAAACATGGTTTGTTAAAATACTTTTAAGTTTTTTATTCTTTTCATCAATTAGAAACCATTTTACATACCTACTATCTGGATTATGCACTATAACGCCAACATTTAATGATTCGTTTTTCAACTTGTCGGGCCAGTAACTTATTATTGAGTACCAGTACTTTGCGCGTTCCATGATAATATACCTCCAGTTCTACTTCCAAATGCTGATGTGTTTGCCATATGTTGAATAATACCAGGCATAAACTGAATTTGAGTTAAAAGAAAACTACGGTAGAAATCCACTTGAACAGGCTTATTGACATACCAACTATCCGGAATATCATTTAACCAGTCAGTAATTAATTTTGCATCAATAGTTTTTATTCGTTTGATAGGTTCAATAAATGAGTGGTTATTAATATCCGAAACATCAATATAATTATCAAGCGCTCTAAATATATCACCAAATCCACTTAAGTTAAAGATTCCTTGTGCACGGGATTGCTGATTGTGAAGAAAATGTAAGTTAGTGTATCCCGTTATATATTCATGTGAGGGTAATCCTTGCATTTGCCGTATGGATGCCTTAGATGTATTCCAATAAGGTCCATTAAAAGCATGTCCTTGATCAATTACAAATATTCGTCTGTTATCATCGTTTTGAACTAACAAATTACTTGAATGACGAAATCTATCAAAGTTAGCTATTAATAGGTCGAAACATATAATTAAAGGTATATCTTCTGGATTTCCCAAATCCCCAAAGAATTTATTCCATGGTTTTTTAAGATGACTTTTTCCTTCGGTGTGGAGTGTTAAATAATCCTCCATGAGATTGCCTTCACATTTTTCTAAAAAGAAACTTGCAAAATGATCTCCTTCTGAAAATCGCCCTTGGAATTTTAGGAAGAGATTCGCATCGATAAAATCTTTATCAACATTCGCAATAGCTGCTTCAGGTGTTGGAACGCCAATATGCTTAGCTATACAGTAGGATAAAAATTCGTTAACAAAAGTACAATCAAAGTGTAAATAAGTTTTGGACGTCTCATCGAAAATTTGATCGGTTTTCAATATATATGAATTATTATCGTCGCACAGAACTTTTATCGGTTCTGAAACTGCAGGGGTATCTTTTCCAATTACTGTTAAGAATGAATCCACATTTAAACGTTGTATATAAGCCACCAAAAACACTCCTTGTACGTAGTTATTCTTTATGTTTTATTATTTATCCTTCACCTTCGCGTAGATGACCTCAAACATTTCGTTTTTCATAACCACTTATTAATGTAACTCATCCCAAAAATCATTTTCATGAACAATGATAATTTGAGAGCCTTCTTTTCGAAGTTGTACGGCTTTTTCAACTTTTCTGCCGTAGCAAGAAAAGGCCCAACAAGGATTGCCGTCATCGCCTACAATTAAGTAATCTGTCTTTTTGGTGACATTATTATTAAAAAGGCCACCCTGACTCAAAATAGTTTCTGCAATTTCGCTGCGCTTGGCCTTACCAGATATACCAGTGAATGAAAACGTTTTGTTTTCAAATGTAATGTCAGGACATACCGCGCAAATTCCACCAACTGAGTATTTGCTTTGTAAATCCTTTATTTCAATTTCGTTTACGTTGTAAGAAGTCCTGGAATCTATGAAGTTGCCAAAAAAGGCTTTTAACATGTTTTTCTCATCTTCAGTTATGACACCATCTTTTTTTGCTGCAACCAGTAAGCTATAGATTTCATCAAATGGATAGAACCCTTTTAATAAATCACGATCTTCCATCCATTCAGATAACTGATCGATTTCTTTTTCATTTATTTTGTTGTCAGACATTATCCCGTGTATGATTCCATGTAATTGTTGAAGGGAAGAAGTGATTAAATCATAAAAATTTTTAAACCCATCATGATGAACAACATTCTCACAAAGCCACAAGATATCTTGAATCTCTTCATTCGTTAATTGATGGTCACTTAATGCTTCATCAATTACAGGAATGATTTCAGAAAAAGGGAACCTAGATTCAAAACGGCGGTGAAGGCTGCACCAGTTTACAACTTCGGACAACTCATCCTCGTTAACTACAACGTCGAATTGAACACCTTTAAGCATTCCGATTAATGAATTGACAGCTTTATGAATCTCGGCCGGGGCTGTAAATGCGCGATAGTCATACACTTCGTAAAAGTTCATTTTCATCTTGATTCCTCCACCACTTTTATTTTTCTTTGTTATTACAAATGGTAATAACATCCTTGTCTGTTTAAGTTAAAATTGCTATTTATTTGAAGTGAATCGGTAAAATAAAATGAGCATGCCAAACATACTCATCAAATCTTATAATTTATTATTTATCCTTTATCTTTTCGTACATGACCTCAAACATCTCCAATACATCTTCTTTTTCTTGCTGAAGTGAGCATGTTCGCGGCTGAAGACCCATTCCAAAACTGCTTGTTGGTACTCAGAGAGTCCTGATGTATCGCTAGCTGCCATCCTTCTTTGCCAATGTCATTTGTCTAATAATTTACTATTTCGGTATTATTCGTACGACCCAGCAAGTAATCGGTCGTAACTTCAAAGTAGTTCGTAATAAAGTCTAAAGTCTTTTGGGTCAGGAGTTCTTTTCCCGGATTCATAACCAGATAGGGTATTTGGTTTAACGCCAATTATTTCTGCAAATTTCTTCTGAGTTATATTTCTTGATAATCTTAGTCTTTTGATGTTTTTCCCTATAACTAATAGATATTCTACGGCCATAAGAAATCTCCTTTCTAAAAAAATACCTATAAAATGTAGTTAAATTTATCTCTATTCTTAGTTATAACCTATATTCTCTAATTGCGAAATAATAAATCGCAAATAGAGAATAAAAATGTTAACATTCTCATTTCGAGAAGATATTATAAAGATAATAAATCGCAAAATGAGATTTATGGAGGTGTTTCTGATGGAACTTAATTTAGGGAAAGGGTTCGCGATATACGCATTGAAATTCAAAACTATCGAGGTTTTAACATCACGGTCTCATTAAATGAAGAATTGTCCGTATTCGCAGGAAAATTAAATGCTCGCGAATTAAGAACTGCCATTTCAAATATCGTGTTAAACAAACAAAACATAAAGGGTTCCTGCCAGTATACAGCGAGCTTGAAACGCCTGTCGGTGAAAAATATGATGTCTACACGAATGAAAGCGTCGTATTACAAGCGCACATAAATTACGACGCATCAGGTTTATCTACATTAATCAACGATCAAACGAAACAATTTGTTGTGATTGGTGATACAGTCCTTAACCAAACAATGTGAGCATGATTGCTCCAACTCCAATCTAATAAAAACATTCAAGGACGTCCATCCGGGCGTTCTTTTTGTATACCCAAAACAGAAGGGATGATGAAAATGTACACATTACTTTTAAACTCAGGGGGATTCAGTTTGGAACATTTGGATGTAGTACGCTTTTACTTATTCGGGGATGTGAAAATTTCTATACTTACTGGCATTGCTCATGTTTATCGACATTTTGACAG from Paenisporosarcina sp. FSL H8-0542 encodes:
- a CDS encoding ImmA/IrrE family metallo-endopeptidase; its protein translation is MFVKLEGLYESKDTFRISHPRTYISIDISQVRQFYLETVSSRMGIACEFIPFDSTRIDQTIFIDERLTKQEQGQSFAHEVAHIRYHIGNQLILPISLSQWQEWCAHSFMLEFCVPRFMLEKCIQEHPDMHPIEMIVKKLNFTYEFALQRFRRYQMNLYQHTPLL
- a CDS encoding DUF3037 domain-containing protein; translation: MERAKYWYSIISYWPDKLKNESLNVGVIVHNPDSRYVKWFLIDEKNKKLKSILTNHVLVEEYKVRKALFDYKLEKSVDNKSLLDYPLDHPELLRIIDSEVPTYFKMTKHQLIKSSNIDMTFHRLLEIYIDRLFINNGIVTKSVKQEVRDVFESRNLLGVKVKHDVSITPVKELENLQYKIDFVYKNSNLHLVQTLPTNLSHLNEWFSKLKLLQSEYKDSYEIEIIYNEEVNSHPRDVKNILTYLNRSDNTEIIKLNTKEFNNFCVHISNDSLPIQEFEADLLAM
- a CDS encoding BRCT domain-containing protein, whose product is MKMNFYEVYDYRAFTAPAEIHKAVNSLIGMLKGVQFDVVVNEDELSEVVNWCSLHRRFESRFPFSEIIPVIDEALSDHQLTNEEIQDILWLCENVVHHDGFKNFYDLITSSLQQLHGIIHGIMSDNKINEKEIDQLSEWMEDRDLLKGFYPFDEIYSLLVAAKKDGVITEDEKNMLKAFFGNFIDSRTSYNVNEIEIKDLQSKYSVGGICAVCPDITFENKTFSFTGISGKAKRSEIAETILSQGGLFNNNVTKKTDYLIVGDDGNPCWAFSCYGRKVEKAVQLRKEGSQIIIVHENDFWDELH
- a CDS encoding helix-turn-helix transcriptional regulator, with translation MAVEYLLVIGKNIKRLRLSRNITQKKFAEIIGVKPNTLSGYESGKRTPDPKDFRLYYELL